A portion of the Streptococcus sp. Marseille-Q6470 genome contains these proteins:
- a CDS encoding carbohydrate ABC transporter permease, whose translation MAKKIQKEKIDNVGIHSFSKKADIFFSIISGLLAFSCILPFIFVIIISITDEKSIVQYGYSFFPSKFGVDGFQFLAQFKDKILQALFISGFVTVVGTLTNVFITTTYAYAISRSTFKYRKFFTIFALLSMLFNAGLVPGYIVVTQLLHLGDTIWALIVPMLLSPFNIMLMRSFFKKTIPEAILESARIDGASEARIFFQICLPLSLPGIATITLLTALGFWNDWFNALLYIKSDNLYPLQYLLMQIQNNMDYIAKSVGMSGQLAVALPKETGRMAMVVVATVPIAILYPFFQRYFVKGLTIGGVKE comes from the coding sequence ATGGCAAAAAAAATTCAAAAAGAAAAAATTGATAATGTTGGCATACACTCCTTCAGCAAAAAAGCAGATATCTTCTTTAGTATCATATCTGGTTTGCTGGCCTTCTCTTGTATCTTGCCTTTCATCTTCGTAATCATTATCTCAATTACAGACGAAAAAAGTATTGTTCAATATGGATATAGCTTCTTCCCATCGAAGTTTGGTGTAGATGGATTCCAGTTCTTGGCTCAGTTCAAGGACAAGATTCTACAAGCGCTCTTTATCTCAGGTTTTGTGACAGTTGTAGGTACGTTGACAAACGTATTCATCACAACAACCTACGCTTATGCCATCTCACGTTCAACATTTAAGTATCGCAAATTCTTTACAATCTTCGCTCTTCTTAGTATGTTGTTCAATGCTGGTTTGGTACCAGGCTATATCGTGGTAACTCAGTTACTTCACTTGGGTGATACTATTTGGGCCTTGATTGTTCCGATGCTTCTATCACCATTCAACATCATGTTGATGCGGTCTTTCTTCAAGAAAACCATCCCAGAAGCAATCCTCGAATCAGCTCGTATCGATGGAGCTAGCGAGGCGCGGATCTTCTTCCAAATCTGTTTACCACTCTCTCTTCCAGGGATTGCGACTATCACACTTTTGACAGCGCTTGGGTTCTGGAATGACTGGTTTAATGCCCTACTTTACATCAAGAGTGACAACTTGTATCCATTGCAATATTTGCTCATGCAAATTCAAAACAACATGGATTATATTGCTAAGTCAGTTGGTATGTCAGGACAACTTGCGGTTGCCCTACCAAAAGAAACAGGTCGTATGGCCATGGTCGTAGTTGCGACTGTTCCAATTGCGATTCTCTATCCATTCTTCCAACGCTACTTTGTAAAAGGTTTAACTATCGGTGGTGTTAAAGAATAA
- a CDS encoding alpha-mannosidase, giving the protein MENVVVHIISHSHWDREWYLPFESHRMQLVELFDNLFDLFENDPEFKSFHLDGQTIVLDDYLEIRPENRDKVQRYIDEGKLKIGPFYILQDDYLISSEANVRNTLIGQAECAKWGKSTQIGYFPDTFGNMGQAPQILQKSGIHVAAFGRGVKPIGFDNQVLEDEQFTSQFSEMYWQGADGSRVLGILFANWYSNGNEIPVDKDEALTFWKQKLADVRDYASTNQWLMMNGCDHQPVQRNISEAIRVANELFPDVTFIHSSFDEYVQAVESALPENLSTVTGELTSQETDGWYTLANTSSSRIYLKQAFQENSNLLEQVVEPLTIITGGHNHKDQLTYAWKTLLQNAPHDSICGCSIDEVHREMETRFAKVNQVGNFVKSNLLNEWKHKIATHEAQSDHLFTVVNTALHDKVDTVSVVVDVATCDFKELHPTEGYKKMAAVTLPEYHVEDLDGHVLEAKIEDLGASFGYTLPKDKFRQPYIARQVRVTIPVHLAPLSWASFQLVEGQVEYRDGIYQNGVIDTPFVTVSVDEGITVYDKTTNEAYEDFIRFEDRGDIGNEYIYFQPKGTEPIYAKLKGYEVLENNARYAKVLLKHDLTIPVSADEKLDAEQRGIIEFMKRDAGRSEELTTIPLETEMTIFVDNPQIRFKTRFTNTAKDHRIRLLVKTHNTRPSNDSESIYEVVTRPNKPAASWENPENPQHQQAFVSLYDDVKGVTVSNKGLHEYEILGDDTMAVTLLRASGELGDWGYFPTPEAQCLRDIEVEFAVEFHQAGERFSAFRRAKAFQVPFTALQVAKQEGSVAATGSLFNHAALNLPQVCPTAFKVAENEEGYVLRYYNMSQENVRVSEKQQAILDLLERPYPVHSGLLAPQEIRTEFIQKEEI; this is encoded by the coding sequence ATGGAAAATGTTGTTGTACATATTATCTCTCACAGTCACTGGGATCGTGAGTGGTATCTACCTTTTGAAAGTCACCGTATGCAATTGGTGGAACTTTTTGACAATCTTTTTGATCTTTTTGAAAATGATCCTGAGTTCAAGAGCTTCCACCTAGATGGGCAAACCATTGTCCTTGATGACTATTTAGAAATTCGCCCTGAAAACCGTGACAAGGTTCAGCGCTATATCGACGAAGGCAAATTGAAGATTGGTCCTTTCTATATCTTGCAGGATGACTACTTGATTTCCAGTGAAGCGAACGTCCGCAATACCTTGATTGGACAAGCGGAATGTGCTAAATGGGGCAAATCAACTCAAATCGGCTACTTCCCAGATACCTTTGGAAATATGGGGCAGGCTCCTCAAATCCTTCAAAAATCAGGGATTCACGTAGCAGCCTTTGGTCGCGGTGTGAAGCCAATCGGATTTGACAACCAAGTCCTCGAAGATGAGCAATTTACCTCTCAATTTTCAGAGATGTACTGGCAAGGAGCTGATGGTAGCCGTGTACTCGGTATTCTTTTTGCTAACTGGTACAGTAACGGGAATGAAATTCCAGTGGATAAAGACGAGGCTTTGACTTTCTGGAAGCAAAAATTAGCAGACGTCCGTGACTATGCATCGACCAACCAATGGTTGATGATGAACGGCTGTGACCACCAGCCTGTACAGAGAAATATTAGTGAAGCCATTCGTGTGGCAAATGAACTCTTCCCTGACGTGACCTTTATTCATAGCTCCTTTGATGAATATGTGCAAGCAGTGGAAAGTGCACTTCCTGAAAACCTATCAACGGTTACAGGCGAGTTGACCAGTCAGGAAACAGATGGCTGGTATACTCTTGCCAACACTTCTTCATCTCGCATTTACCTCAAACAAGCCTTCCAAGAAAACAGCAATTTGCTAGAGCAAGTGGTGGAACCCTTGACCATTATCACTGGTGGCCATAACCACAAGGATCAATTAACCTATGCTTGGAAGACCCTCTTGCAAAATGCGCCACACGATAGTATCTGTGGATGCAGTATCGACGAGGTCCACCGAGAAATGGAAACTCGTTTTGCTAAGGTCAATCAAGTCGGGAATTTTGTCAAGAGCAACCTTCTTAATGAGTGGAAACACAAAATAGCAACTCACGAAGCGCAAAGCGATCACCTCTTCACCGTTGTTAACACAGCTTTACATGACAAGGTTGATACTGTCAGTGTTGTGGTGGATGTTGCCACTTGTGATTTCAAAGAATTGCATCCGACAGAAGGCTACAAGAAAATGGCAGCCGTGACCTTGCCAGAGTACCATGTTGAAGATTTGGATGGTCATGTCCTTGAAGCGAAGATTGAAGACTTGGGAGCAAGTTTTGGTTATACTTTGCCAAAGGATAAGTTCCGTCAACCTTATATCGCTCGTCAAGTGCGCGTGACAATCCCAGTTCATCTTGCTCCACTTTCTTGGGCTAGTTTCCAATTGGTTGAAGGCCAAGTAGAATACCGAGATGGTATTTATCAAAATGGGGTTATTGATACACCGTTTGTAACTGTGAGTGTAGATGAAGGAATCACAGTCTATGACAAGACTACAAATGAAGCTTACGAAGACTTTATCCGCTTTGAAGACCGTGGAGATATCGGAAACGAGTATATTTACTTCCAACCAAAAGGTACTGAGCCAATCTATGCTAAATTGAAAGGATACGAAGTCTTAGAAAACAATGCTCGCTATGCTAAGGTATTGCTCAAACATGACTTGACGATTCCAGTCAGTGCAGATGAAAAATTGGATGCTGAACAAAGAGGTATTATCGAGTTCATGAAACGAGATGCAGGTCGTTCAGAAGAGTTGACAACCATTCCTCTTGAAACTGAGATGACCATCTTTGTGGATAATCCACAGATTCGTTTTAAAACTCGTTTTACCAATACTGCAAAGGATCACCGAATTCGTCTCTTGGTGAAAACTCACAACACTCGTCCAAGCAATGATTCTGAAAGCATCTATGAAGTTGTGACAAGACCAAATAAACCAGCAGCTTCTTGGGAAAATCCTGAAAATCCACAACACCAACAAGCCTTTGTCAGCTTGTATGATGATGTCAAAGGAGTGACCGTATCCAATAAAGGATTGCACGAGTATGAAATCCTTGGAGATGACACTATGGCTGTAACTCTTCTTCGTGCTTCAGGCGAACTCGGTGACTGGGGCTACTTCCCAACACCGGAAGCTCAGTGTTTGCGTGATATCGAAGTTGAGTTTGCAGTAGAGTTCCACCAAGCAGGCGAACGCTTCTCAGCTTTCCGTCGCGCCAAAGCCTTCCAGGTGCCATTTACAGCTCTTCAAGTCGCAAAACAAGAGGGTAGTGTTGCCGCAACGGGTAGCCTCTTTAACCATGCGGCACTGAACTTACCACAAGTCTGCCCAACGGCATTTAAGGTGGCTGAGAATGAAGAAGGTTATGTCCTTCGTTACTACAATATGAGTCAAGAAAATGTTCGCGTATCTGAAAAACAACAAGCCATTCTTGACTTGCTGGAACGCCCATACCCAGTTCATTCAGGACTATTGGCACCACAGGAAATTCGCACAGAATTCATTCAAAAAGAAGAAATTTAA
- a CDS encoding ROK family protein — protein sequence MTIATIDIGGTGIKFASLTPDGKILDKASTPTPETLEDLLAWLNKRLSERGYRGIAMSVPGAVNQETGVIEGISAIPYIHGFSWYQALAHHQLPVHLENDANCVGLSELLAHPEIENAACVVIGTGIGGAMIINGKIHRGRHGLGGEFGYMTTIEPAENLNNWSQLASTGNMVRYVIEQSGQTDWDGRKVYQEAAAGNALCQEAIERMNRNLAQGLLNIQYLIDPDVISLGGSISQNPDFIKGVQKAVDTFVERYEEYTIAPVIQACTYHADANLYGALVNWLQEENQW from the coding sequence ATGACCATTGCAACGATTGATATCGGAGGGACTGGGATTAAGTTTGCTAGTCTCACTCCTGATGGAAAGATTTTAGATAAGGCCAGCACCCCAACTCCAGAAACTCTAGAAGATTTGTTGGCTTGGTTGAACAAGCGATTGTCAGAACGTGGCTACCGTGGGATTGCCATGAGTGTGCCAGGGGCTGTTAATCAAGAAACAGGAGTGATTGAGGGGATTAGTGCCATTCCTTACATTCATGGATTTTCATGGTACCAGGCCCTTGCTCATCACCAACTCCCTGTCCATCTAGAAAATGATGCTAACTGTGTTGGACTCAGTGAACTGCTGGCTCATCCTGAGATTGAAAATGCAGCCTGCGTCGTGATTGGTACAGGGATCGGTGGAGCCATGATTATCAATGGCAAAATTCACCGTGGTCGCCATGGCTTGGGTGGAGAGTTTGGTTACATGACAACTATCGAACCAGCAGAAAACCTCAATAACTGGTCACAACTAGCTTCTACAGGAAACATGGTTCGGTACGTGATTGAGCAATCTGGTCAGACTGACTGGGATGGCCGAAAGGTTTACCAAGAGGCTGCAGCAGGCAATGCCCTTTGCCAAGAAGCCATTGAACGCATGAATCGTAACCTAGCTCAAGGACTGCTCAATATCCAGTACCTGATTGATCCAGATGTGATTAGCCTAGGTGGCTCTATCAGTCAAAACCCAGATTTTATCAAAGGTGTGCAAAAAGCAGTAGACACCTTTGTGGAAAGATATGAAGAATATACTATCGCTCCAGTGATTCAAGCTTGCACCTATCACGCAGATGCCAATCTCTACGGTGCCCTTGTCAACTGGTTACAGGAGGAAAACCAATGGTAA
- a CDS encoding beta-N-acetylhexosaminidase, translating into MVSFTGLSPKQAQAIEALKNHIFLPDVEVAVAQSDQASISIKGEGGHYQLTYRKPHQLYRAFSVLATALTEGDKVEIEEQAAYEELAYMADCSRNAVLNVASAKQMIEVLALMGYSTFELYMEDTYQIEGQPYFGYFRGAYSAEELQEIEAYAQQLDMTFVPCIQTLAHLSAFVKWGVKEVQQLRDVEDILLIGEEKVYDLIDGMFATLSKLQTRKVNIGMDEAHLVGLGRYLILNGVVDRSLLMCQHLERVLDIADKYGFHCQMWSDMFFKLMSADGQYDRDVEIPEETRIYLDRLKDRVTLVYWDYYQDSEEKYNRNFRNHHKISQDIAFAGGAWKWIGFTPHNHFSRLIAVEANKACRANQIKEVIVTGWGDNGGETAQFSILPSLQIWAELSYRNDLERLSAHFKTNTGLSVEDFMQLDLANLLPDLPGNLSGINPNRYVFYQDVLCPILDKHMTPEQDKPHFANAAKTLSEIKDKAGIYAYLFETQAQLNAILSKKVDVGRRIRQAYQVDDKDSLKQIAREELPKLRSEIENFHKLFSQQWLKENKVFGLDTVDIRMGGLLQRIKRAESRIEAYLAGQIDRIEELEVEILPFTDFYADKDFAATTANQWHTIATASTIYTT; encoded by the coding sequence ATGGTAAGTTTTACAGGACTTAGTCCCAAACAAGCCCAAGCTATCGAAGCATTAAAAAATCACATTTTTCTACCAGATGTAGAAGTGGCAGTCGCTCAGTCTGATCAGGCCTCCATCTCTATCAAGGGTGAGGGTGGCCACTATCAATTGACCTATCGAAAACCTCATCAACTCTACCGCGCCTTTTCTGTGCTAGCAACAGCTTTAACAGAAGGTGATAAGGTAGAGATTGAAGAGCAGGCAGCCTATGAAGAATTAGCCTACATGGCAGATTGTTCCCGAAACGCTGTTTTGAATGTTGCATCTGCCAAGCAGATGATTGAGGTCTTAGCTCTCATGGGCTACTCAACTTTTGAACTCTACATGGAAGATACCTATCAAATCGAAGGACAACCTTACTTTGGCTATTTCCGCGGAGCATACTCAGCTGAAGAGTTACAGGAAATTGAAGCCTACGCCCAACAGTTGGATATGACTTTTGTTCCTTGTATTCAGACCTTGGCTCACTTGTCAGCCTTTGTTAAATGGGGTGTCAAAGAAGTCCAGCAACTCCGTGATGTTGAGGACATTCTCCTTATCGGAGAAGAAAAGGTTTATGACCTGATTGACGGCATGTTTGCGACCCTGTCTAAACTACAAACTCGCAAGGTCAATATCGGAATGGACGAAGCCCACTTGGTTGGTTTGGGACGCTACCTCATCTTAAACGGTGTTGTTGACCGTAGTCTTCTTATGTGCCAACACTTGGAGCGCGTGCTGGATATTGCAGACAAGTATGGTTTCCACTGCCAGATGTGGAGCGATATGTTCTTCAAGCTCATGTCAGCAGATGGCCAGTATGACCGTGATGTGGAGATTCCAGAGGAAACTCGCATTTATCTAGACCGTCTAAAAGACCGTGTGACTTTGGTTTACTGGGATTACTATCAGGATAGCGAAGAAAAATACAACCGGAACTTCCGCAACCACCACAAAATTAGCCAGGATATCGCCTTTGCAGGTGGTGCTTGGAAGTGGATTGGTTTCACGCCTCATAACCATTTCAGCCGTCTCATCGCAGTCGAAGCCAATAAAGCCTGCCGTGCTAATCAGATCAAAGAAGTCATTGTGACGGGTTGGGGAGATAATGGTGGTGAAACAGCCCAGTTCTCTATTCTGCCAAGCCTACAAATCTGGGCAGAACTCAGCTACCGCAACGATTTAGAGCGTTTGTCAGCCCATTTCAAGACCAATACAGGTCTATCCGTTGAGGACTTTATGCAGCTTGACCTGGCCAACCTCTTACCAGATCTACCAGGAAATCTCAGTGGGATTAACCCCAACCGCTATGTCTTTTATCAAGATGTTCTTTGCCCAATTCTTGATAAGCACATGACACCTGAACAGGACAAACCACACTTTGCGAATGCTGCGAAGACTCTTTCAGAAATCAAAGACAAAGCAGGTATCTACGCCTATCTCTTTGAAACTCAGGCCCAGTTAAATGCTATTTTAAGCAAAAAAGTGGATGTAGGACGACGCATTCGTCAAGCCTATCAAGTAGATGATAAAGACAGCTTGAAACAAATCGCCAGAGAAGAATTGCCAAAACTCAGAAGTGAGATTGAAAACTTCCACAAACTCTTTAGCCAGCAATGGTTGAAAGAAAACAAGGTCTTTGGCTTGGATACCGTGGATATCCGTATGGGTGGACTCTTACAACGGATCAAGCGTGCAGAAAGCCGTATCGAGGCTTATTTGGCTGGTCAAATTGACCGCATCGAAGAATTAGAAGTCGAAATTCTTCCATTTACTGACTTCTACGCAGATAAGGATTTCGCAGCCACAACAGCTAACCAGTGGCATACCATTGCAACAGCTTCAACCATTTATACGACATAA
- a CDS encoding glycoside hydrolase family 125 protein, giving the protein MVYSKEIVREWLDQVAERAKDHPEWVDIFERCYTDTLDNTVEILDDGSTFVLTGDIPAMWLRDSTAQLRPYLHVAKRDPRLRQTIAGLVKRQMTLILKDPYANSFNIEENWKGHHETDYTDLNGWIWERKYEVDSLCYPLQLAYLLWKETGETSQFDETFVTATKEILHLWTVEQDHKNSPYRFVRDTDRKEDTLVNDGFGPDFAVTGMTWSAFRPSDDCCQYSYLIPSNMFAVVVLGYVQEIFAELNLADSESIIADAKRLQAEIQEGIENYAYTTNSKGEKIYAFEVDGLGNASIMDDPNVPSLLAAPYLGYCDVNDEVYQATRRTILSPENPYFYQGEYASGLGSSHTFYRYIWPIALSIQGLTATDKAEKKYLLDQLVACDGGTGVMHESFHVDDPTLYSREWFSWANMMFCELVLDYLDIR; this is encoded by the coding sequence ATGGTTTATTCTAAAGAAATCGTTAGAGAATGGTTGGACCAAGTAGCGGAGCGTGCTAAAGATCATCCTGAATGGGTAGATATTTTTGAACGTTGCTATACAGACACTTTAGACAATACAGTTGAAATCTTAGACGACGGCTCAACTTTTGTATTGACTGGAGATATCCCAGCTATGTGGCTTCGTGACTCAACTGCTCAGCTGAGACCTTACCTCCATGTGGCTAAAAGAGACCCTCGTTTGCGTCAGACCATTGCTGGTTTGGTCAAACGACAGATGACCTTGATTCTCAAAGATCCTTATGCCAACTCTTTCAATATTGAGGAGAACTGGAAGGGGCACCACGAGACCGACTACACCGATTTGAATGGCTGGATTTGGGAGCGCAAGTATGAAGTAGACTCACTTTGCTATCCCTTGCAGTTGGCTTATCTTCTGTGGAAAGAAACAGGTGAAACTAGCCAATTTGATGAAACCTTTGTTACAGCGACTAAGGAAATCCTTCATCTCTGGACGGTTGAACAAGACCACAAGAACTCACCTTATCGCTTTGTTCGTGATACCGATCGTAAGGAAGATACCTTGGTAAATGACGGCTTTGGTCCTGACTTTGCCGTGACAGGAATGACTTGGTCAGCCTTCCGTCCAAGTGATGACTGCTGTCAGTATAGCTATTTGATTCCGTCAAATATGTTTGCAGTGGTTGTCTTGGGTTATGTCCAGGAAATCTTTGCAGAATTGAATCTAGCTGATAGTGAAAGCATCATTGCTGATGCTAAACGTCTGCAAGCTGAAATCCAAGAAGGGATCGAAAATTACGCCTACACGACTAACAGCAAGGGCGAGAAGATCTATGCCTTTGAAGTAGACGGTTTAGGAAATGCTAGCATCATGGACGACCCTAACGTACCAAGTTTGTTAGCTGCTCCATATCTTGGTTATTGTGATGTCAATGACGAAGTGTATCAAGCAACTCGTCGCACCATTCTCAGCCCTGAAAATCCATACTTCTACCAAGGAGAATACGCTAGCGGTCTCGGAAGCTCTCATACCTTCTATCGTTATATCTGGCCGATTGCCCTATCAATTCAAGGCTTAACAGCTACAGATAAAGCTGAGAAAAAATACTTGCTAGACCAACTAGTTGCCTGCGATGGCGGAACAGGTGTTATGCATGAAAGCTTCCACGTAGATGATCCGACTCTCTACTCTCGTGAATGGTTCTCATGGGCCAACATGATGTTCTGCGAATTGGTCTTGGATTACCTAGATATTCGCTAA
- a CDS encoding ABC transporter substrate-binding protein, which yields MKNWKKYAFASASLVALAASLAACGNLKGNNQKAADSASGDKTVIKMYQIGDKPDNLDELLENANKIIGEKVGAKLDIQYLGWGDYGKKMSVITSSGENYDIAFADNYVVNAQKGAYADLTELYKKEGADLYKALDPAYIKGNTVNGKIYAVPVAANVASSQNFAFNGPLLEKYGIDISGVTSYETLEPVLKQIKEKAPDVMPFAVGKNFIPSENFDYPVANGLPFVIDLEGDTTKIVNRYEVPRFVEHLKTMHKYYEAGYIPKDVATSDTSYDLTQDTWLVREETVGPADYGSSLLSRVANRDIKIKPFTNFIKKNQTTQVANFVISNNSKNKEKAMEVLNLLNTNPELLNGLVYGPEGKNWEKVEGKENRVKVLDGYKGNTHMSGWNTGNNWILYINENVTDEQIAQSKKDLETAKESPALGFIFNTDNVKSEISAITNTMQQFDTAINTGTVDPEKAIPELMEKLKSEGAYQKVLDEMQKQYDEFLKSKKS from the coding sequence ATGAAAAACTGGAAAAAATATGCTTTTGCATCTGCTAGCCTTGTAGCTTTAGCTGCTAGCCTCGCTGCTTGTGGAAACCTTAAAGGTAACAACCAAAAAGCTGCTGACTCAGCTTCAGGTGACAAAACTGTTATCAAAATGTACCAAATCGGTGACAAACCAGATAACTTGGATGAATTGCTAGAAAATGCAAACAAAATCATCGGAGAAAAAGTTGGTGCTAAATTAGATATCCAATACCTTGGATGGGGTGACTACGGTAAGAAAATGTCAGTTATCACTTCATCAGGTGAAAACTATGATATCGCATTTGCAGATAACTACGTTGTAAACGCTCAAAAAGGTGCTTATGCTGACTTGACAGAATTGTACAAGAAAGAAGGAGCTGACCTTTACAAAGCACTTGACCCAGCTTACATCAAAGGTAACACTGTAAACGGTAAAATCTATGCAGTTCCAGTTGCAGCCAACGTTGCATCTTCACAAAACTTTGCTTTCAACGGTCCACTTCTTGAAAAATACGGAATCGATATCTCAGGTGTAACTTCATACGAAACACTTGAACCAGTATTGAAACAAATCAAAGAAAAAGCTCCAGATGTAATGCCATTCGCTGTTGGTAAAAACTTTATCCCATCAGAAAACTTTGACTACCCAGTTGCAAATGGTCTTCCATTCGTCATCGACCTTGAAGGCGACACTACTAAGATCGTAAACCGTTACGAAGTTCCTCGTTTCGTAGAACACTTGAAGACTATGCACAAATACTATGAAGCAGGATACATTCCAAAAGACGTAGCAACTAGTGATACTTCATATGACCTTACTCAAGATACTTGGCTTGTTCGCGAAGAAACAGTAGGACCAGCTGACTACGGTAGCAGCTTGCTTTCTCGTGTTGCTAACAGAGACATCAAAATCAAACCATTTACTAACTTCATCAAGAAAAACCAAACAACTCAAGTTGCTAACTTTGTAATCTCAAACAACTCTAAGAACAAAGAAAAAGCAATGGAAGTGTTGAACCTCTTGAACACTAACCCAGAACTCTTGAACGGTCTTGTTTACGGTCCAGAAGGCAAGAACTGGGAAAAAGTTGAAGGTAAAGAAAACCGTGTTAAAGTCCTTGACGGATACAAAGGAAACACTCACATGTCAGGATGGAACACTGGTAACAACTGGATCCTTTACATCAACGAAAACGTAACAGATGAACAAATTGCACAATCTAAGAAAGATTTGGAAACTGCAAAAGAATCTCCAGCGCTTGGATTCATCTTCAACACTGACAACGTGAAATCTGAAATCTCAGCTATCACTAACACTATGCAACAATTCGATACAGCTATCAACACTGGTACTGTAGACCCAGAAAAAGCTATTCCAGAATTGATGGAAAAACTTAAATCTGAAGGTGCTTACCAAAAAGTATTGGATGAAATGCAAAAACAATACGACGAATTCTTGAAAAGCAAAAAATCATAA
- a CDS encoding sugar ABC transporter permease, which yields MNKFSKTLRDNWIFLLMVLPGTIWLILFFYIPVFGNVVAFKDYHMTGEGFVHSIINSRWVGLDNFKFLFSSKDAFVITRNTVLYNLGFIFLGLVVSVGIAIILSELRSKQMVKIYQTSMLFPYFLSWVIISFFTDAFLNIDKGLINHTLEALGMKGINFYADVSIWPYLLLFLGIWKGFGYSSVMYYATIMGIDPTYYEAATVDGASKWQRIRNVTIPQLTPLVTVLTILAVGNIFRADFGLFYQIPHNAGQLYSVTNVLDVYVFNGLTQTADIGMASAAGLYQSVVGLILVVLSNLLARRVDPNSALF from the coding sequence ATGAACAAGTTTTCAAAAACTTTAAGAGATAATTGGATTTTTCTCTTAATGGTTCTACCAGGAACAATTTGGTTGATTTTATTCTTCTACATTCCAGTTTTTGGGAATGTGGTTGCCTTCAAAGACTACCATATGACTGGTGAAGGATTCGTCCACAGTATTATAAACAGTAGATGGGTCGGACTAGATAACTTTAAATTCTTGTTTAGTTCCAAAGATGCCTTTGTCATCACTCGAAACACTGTACTTTACAACCTTGGATTTATCTTTCTCGGTTTGGTTGTGTCAGTTGGTATCGCCATTATCCTTAGTGAACTTCGCTCTAAGCAAATGGTTAAAATCTACCAAACATCTATGTTGTTCCCTTACTTCCTATCTTGGGTTATCATCAGTTTCTTTACAGATGCTTTCCTAAACATCGATAAAGGGCTTATCAACCACACCTTAGAAGCTCTTGGAATGAAGGGTATTAACTTCTACGCTGATGTAAGTATTTGGCCTTACCTCCTCCTCTTCCTAGGTATCTGGAAAGGCTTTGGATATAGTAGTGTTATGTACTACGCAACTATCATGGGTATTGACCCAACTTACTACGAAGCAGCGACAGTGGATGGTGCTAGCAAATGGCAACGTATCCGTAACGTAACTATTCCTCAGTTGACACCGCTTGTGACAGTATTGACTATCCTTGCAGTCGGAAACATCTTCCGTGCAGACTTCGGTCTTTTCTACCAAATCCCTCACAACGCTGGTCAGCTCTATAGTGTAACAAACGTATTGGACGTTTATGTCTTTAACGGATTGACCCAAACAGCAGATATCGGTATGGCGTCAGCAGCCGGTCTCTATCAGTCAGTCGTCGGTTTGATTCTCGTTGTCCTATCAAACTTACTTGCAAGACGTGTTGATCCTAACTCAGCACTATTCTAG